A genomic region of Jeotgalibaca ciconiae contains the following coding sequences:
- a CDS encoding ASCH domain-containing protein, protein MNAKEMWSKFIVQSPQHEKEVYTAWQYGAAVDKLAQLTLEGVKTATSSNHRLYEIENEPLPYVGEFSIILNSKDEAVCIIQTKTVAIYSFQDVPEEIAYKEGEGNRTLAYWREVHEEFFSNEFTVYGLSFSEKMLVVCEEFEKVYPI, encoded by the coding sequence ATGAATGCAAAAGAAATGTGGTCAAAATTTATCGTTCAAAGCCCTCAACACGAAAAGGAAGTTTATACTGCGTGGCAATATGGCGCAGCAGTTGATAAGTTAGCACAGTTAACTTTGGAAGGGGTAAAAACAGCAACTTCATCTAATCATCGTCTCTATGAGATTGAAAATGAACCACTTCCCTATGTTGGGGAGTTCAGTATCATTTTAAATTCTAAAGATGAAGCAGTTTGTATTATTCAAACTAAAACAGTAGCTATTTATTCTTTTCAAGATGTACCGGAAGAGATTGCCTATAAAGAAGGGGAAGGGAATCGAACCTTAGCATACTGGCGAGAGGTCCATGAAGAATTTTTTTCCAATGAATTTACGGTCTACGGCCTATCTTTTTCTGAAAAAATGCTTGTAGTATGTGAAGAGTTTGAAAAAGTATATCCAATTTAG
- a CDS encoding ABC transporter ATP-binding protein, translated as MKKLSSKGFRYFWPYLLAYPKELIAASLFGIVSGAAVVLMTYYIGVSVDLLMGVDQVNFTGLFRVLALFAGILLMTVVSQWVIQILGNRIAYRSVAELRKNTFKHLNRLPLRYYDQTAHGDVVSRFTNDMDNVSVAISAVFIQLFSGVSTLLLALIFMLYLSPWLTLVVLVATPIIFTVMWLVARASQHNFSSQQKITGELSGFINERIRNQKIVKAFQQEDVSQEKFEEINQRLYVDGQKAQFSSSLTNPLSRVVDHLAYIAVGLVGGVLALNGNYGVTIGVISSFTIYSSQFTKPFIEISGITTQIQLALAGLDRAYEIIQQPIEEPDEPNARVLTEARGAVSFQEVDFAYREGQTLITDFNLEVKPGETIAIVGKTGAGKSTLINLLMRFYDVNAGSILIDGTDIRHIRRDSLRKSFGMVLQETWLFEGSLRANLRYGRKDATDEEIYDALKKTYMYEYVSRLPEGLDTRIGDSGIKISDGQRQLLTIARTMISNPDMLILDEATSSVDTLTEQKIQSAFLQMMTGRTSFVIAHRLSTIRNADKILVLDQGNILEIGSHEELLAQDGYYKKLYKAQFAAES; from the coding sequence ATGAAAAAATTATCTTCCAAGGGATTTCGTTATTTCTGGCCTTACTTACTAGCCTATCCAAAAGAATTAATTGCGGCTAGTTTATTTGGTATTGTGAGCGGTGCGGCAGTTGTGTTAATGACTTATTATATTGGTGTCTCAGTGGATTTATTAATGGGAGTTGACCAAGTTAATTTTACAGGTCTGTTTCGTGTGTTGGCTTTGTTTGCTGGAATCCTCCTTATGACAGTGGTCAGCCAGTGGGTTATTCAAATTTTGGGAAATCGGATTGCTTATCGATCCGTTGCGGAGCTTAGAAAAAATACCTTTAAACACTTGAATCGTCTTCCACTACGGTACTATGACCAAACGGCGCATGGAGATGTCGTAAGTCGTTTTACGAATGACATGGATAATGTTTCTGTTGCGATTTCCGCTGTGTTTATCCAATTATTTTCAGGTGTTTCAACCTTGCTATTAGCCTTGATTTTTATGTTGTATTTAAGTCCGTGGTTAACATTGGTTGTACTGGTTGCTACGCCGATTATTTTCACGGTAATGTGGTTAGTAGCAAGAGCATCTCAGCATAACTTCAGCAGTCAACAAAAAATAACGGGAGAATTATCTGGTTTTATCAATGAACGGATTCGAAATCAAAAAATTGTGAAAGCTTTTCAGCAAGAAGATGTTTCTCAAGAAAAATTTGAAGAGATCAATCAGCGTTTATATGTTGATGGGCAAAAAGCACAATTTTCATCTTCTCTAACAAATCCTCTTTCAAGAGTAGTTGATCACCTCGCTTATATTGCAGTGGGGTTAGTAGGTGGCGTGTTAGCGTTAAATGGAAATTACGGTGTAACGATTGGTGTTATTTCGAGTTTCACTATTTATTCAAGTCAATTTACCAAACCATTTATTGAAATTTCTGGCATTACCACACAGATTCAGCTAGCTTTGGCGGGTTTGGATCGTGCCTATGAAATTATCCAACAACCTATTGAAGAACCCGATGAACCCAATGCACGTGTGCTGACTGAAGCAAGAGGAGCTGTCTCTTTCCAAGAGGTTGATTTTGCTTATCGAGAAGGACAAACATTGATTACTGACTTTAATCTAGAAGTAAAACCAGGAGAGACCATTGCGATCGTTGGAAAAACAGGAGCAGGAAAATCAACACTAATTAATTTACTGATGCGTTTTTACGATGTGAACGCTGGAAGTATTTTGATTGATGGTACGGATATTCGCCACATTCGCCGTGATAGTTTACGGAAAAGTTTCGGAATGGTTTTACAAGAAACATGGTTATTTGAGGGATCACTGCGTGCCAATCTACGATATGGGCGTAAAGATGCAACTGATGAAGAAATTTATGATGCATTGAAAAAGACCTATATGTATGAATATGTATCGCGTCTGCCTGAAGGCTTGGATACTCGCATAGGCGATAGCGGAATCAAAATATCAGATGGGCAACGTCAATTATTAACGATTGCGCGCACAATGATATCGAATCCTGATATGTTGATTTTAGATGAAGCGACAAGTTCAGTAGATACGTTGACAGAACAAAAAATTCAATCAGCTTTCTTGCAAATGATGACAGGACGTACGAGCTTTGTGATCGCTCATCGGCTTTCAACTATTCGAAATGCTGATAAAATATTAGTATTAGATCAAGGAAATATTTTAGAAATCGGTAGCCATGAAGAGTTATTGGCACAAGATGGCTATTACAAGAAACTTTACAAAGCACAATTTGCGGCAGAGAGTTAA
- a CDS encoding VOC family protein, whose protein sequence is MINQLGQVMLYVNDVEKIKSFWIEKVGFVVTKELHDTNVHSIEIAPNFTAQTRFVLFDRNVIEETEPELNFETPSLMFYTNDIDELYQKFQDAGITVGEKVDIQLGTVFNFADTENNYFAVMERK, encoded by the coding sequence ATGATCAACCAATTAGGACAAGTGATGTTGTATGTTAACGATGTAGAAAAGATAAAAAGCTTTTGGATTGAAAAAGTTGGTTTTGTTGTTACCAAAGAACTTCATGATACAAATGTTCATTCAATCGAGATTGCCCCTAATTTTACAGCACAAACTCGTTTTGTATTGTTTGACAGAAATGTTATTGAAGAAACTGAACCGGAGCTGAATTTTGAAACACCTTCTTTGATGTTTTATACCAATGATATAGACGAACTGTATCAAAAATTCCAAGATGCGGGAATTACCGTAGGAGAAAAAGTAGATATACAATTAGGTACTGTTTTTAATTTTGCTGATACGGAAAATAATTATTTTGCAGTGATGGAAAGGAAGTAA
- a CDS encoding thioredoxin domain-containing protein, whose amino-acid sequence MVEHAFLSYGDKNAPVKVEVFLNLACPYCATFFEAADQILPAFIEKGQVQYLIKHYDKPREMLLYGTLVNLFFDYQKPDKVYGIMKDLFKNQKQWSESDSNSIKKLLTEKYDLEEEPDTIELSLKITEEAIKRKVKMVPTVFINNSEFQFPVEIDAENLQAEIEKRV is encoded by the coding sequence ATGGTAGAACATGCATTTTTGAGTTATGGAGATAAAAATGCTCCTGTAAAGGTAGAAGTATTTTTAAATCTTGCTTGTCCATACTGCGCTACTTTTTTTGAAGCAGCAGATCAAATACTACCAGCTTTTATTGAAAAAGGGCAAGTACAATATCTAATTAAGCACTATGACAAACCACGAGAAATGCTTTTATATGGTACTCTGGTCAATTTATTTTTTGATTATCAAAAGCCGGATAAAGTTTATGGAATCATGAAAGACCTTTTTAAAAACCAAAAACAATGGAGTGAGTCTGATAGCAATTCAATTAAAAAGTTATTAACGGAAAAATATGACTTGGAAGAGGAACCCGACACCATTGAATTAAGTTTAAAAATTACTGAAGAGGCAATAAAGCGGAAAGTAAAAATGGTTCCAACTGTTTTTATTAATAATAGCGAGTTCCAATTTCCGGTTGAAATTGATGCAGAAAACCTACAAGCTGAGATTGAAAAACGAGTTTAG
- a CDS encoding SRPBCC domain-containing protein — translation MDKYRIDNERTDTAVRVISVEPKKIYQALLEPKQLITWLPPKGMSGQVDFFEPWENGRFQITLFYLDSSDVISAKTSEGTDVLRGTFIELIRNQRIIQDLTFLSEDPIFEGTMRMTWYLDAVPKGTKVTVECTNVPEGIDPGDHEKGLASTLENLAEMIEEK, via the coding sequence ATGGATAAGTATAGAATCGATAATGAACGAACAGATACTGCTGTCAGAGTCATTTCTGTGGAGCCTAAAAAAATCTACCAAGCTCTTTTGGAACCGAAACAATTAATTACTTGGTTGCCGCCAAAGGGGATGAGTGGACAGGTTGATTTTTTTGAACCTTGGGAAAATGGGAGGTTTCAAATTACCCTCTTTTATCTTGATTCGAGTGACGTTATATCAGCAAAAACGTCAGAAGGGACCGATGTGTTGCGTGGAACGTTTATTGAGTTGATTCGTAATCAGCGAATTATTCAAGATTTGACATTTTTATCAGAAGATCCTATTTTTGAAGGAACGATGAGGATGACGTGGTATTTGGATGCTGTTCCCAAAGGTACAAAGGTTACTGTCGAATGTACCAATGTACCGGAAGGAATCGATCCGGGAGACCACGAGAAAGGTTTGGCCTCCACATTAGAAAATCTCGCAGAAATGATAGAAGAAAAATAG
- a CDS encoding N-acetyltransferase, whose translation MKIRKAKEAELDRLIEIWLESSFQAHDFIDQEYWEENREVMRNLYLPLSENFVVIEGTIKGFLSMMGKEIAALFILPSEQGIGFGKALMQYAQEKNNEIYLNVYAQNERAKAFYQSQDFQIVEKSLDAATNEIEYRMHWESGR comes from the coding sequence ATGAAGATAAGGAAGGCCAAAGAAGCTGAGCTTGACCGTTTAATAGAAATCTGGTTAGAGAGCTCCTTTCAAGCACATGATTTTATTGATCAAGAATATTGGGAAGAGAACCGTGAAGTGATGCGGAATCTATATTTACCATTATCGGAAAACTTTGTAGTGATAGAAGGTACGATCAAAGGTTTTCTTTCGATGATGGGAAAGGAAATAGCAGCGCTTTTTATCCTGCCAAGTGAACAGGGAATTGGTTTCGGAAAAGCGTTAATGCAATATGCTCAGGAAAAAAATAATGAAATCTATTTGAATGTATACGCTCAAAACGAAAGAGCAAAAGCATTCTATCAGTCTCAAGATTTTCAAATTGTTGAAAAGTCATTGGATGCAGCAACTAATGAAATTGAATATCGCATGCATTGGGAAAGTGGGCGTTAA
- a CDS encoding NAD-dependent protein deacylase: MQDQVKQVAEMVQKAHRIVAFTGAGISTESGIPDFRSSGGLFDQLTGRRFTGEEALSVPFFEQHPELFFENYRNTLDFPEAKPNSGHLFFKRIEDMGKKVTIVTQNIDNLHEAAGNSTVWTVHGNATQWKTVRTNQVVSNNELCWDENGLAVDSKGESLRPNIVLYGDQLDQQVMMESARAVSKADLLFVIGTSLNVVPASYLIDDFRGENAVLINQTEVADMSRFNLFIQEKSGQFLEKVWKRLSNEEV; this comes from the coding sequence GTGCAAGACCAAGTGAAACAAGTTGCAGAAATGGTACAAAAAGCCCATCGAATTGTTGCTTTTACAGGCGCTGGAATCAGCACGGAAAGCGGAATACCAGATTTTAGATCCTCGGGCGGTTTGTTTGATCAATTGACCGGCAGACGTTTTACCGGCGAGGAAGCGCTGAGTGTTCCTTTTTTTGAACAGCACCCAGAGCTGTTTTTTGAAAACTACCGTAATACATTGGATTTTCCCGAAGCTAAGCCAAACAGTGGGCATTTATTTTTCAAAAGGATAGAAGACATGGGAAAGAAAGTGACGATTGTTACACAAAACATCGACAATTTACATGAAGCTGCTGGGAATTCGACCGTGTGGACTGTTCATGGAAATGCTACTCAATGGAAAACGGTTCGAACGAATCAAGTTGTATCTAACAACGAATTATGTTGGGATGAAAATGGGCTTGCAGTAGACAGTAAAGGTGAATCCCTTCGTCCGAATATTGTTCTTTATGGAGATCAACTGGATCAGCAAGTGATGATGGAATCGGCTCGAGCAGTCAGTAAAGCAGATTTATTGTTTGTCATCGGGACAAGTCTGAATGTCGTTCCTGCTTCTTATCTAATTGATGATTTTAGGGGTGAAAATGCCGTCCTTATTAATCAAACGGAAGTTGCTGATATGAGTCGGTTTAATCTGTTTATTCAAGAGAAAAGTGGTCAGTTTCTAGAAAAAGTATGGAAAAGACTATCGAACGAAGAGGTGTAA
- a CDS encoding ABC transporter ATP-binding protein: MFGIDLKNIEKNYGKNNVLHDINLSIEAGSFTVIVGRSGSGKSTLLRMVALLEDASSGIVEFLNAGESNPKIRIMFQDDRLLPWKNVISNVQLGSTDRVIAQKSLENVGLSEKKQSLPDELSGGQKQRVSLARALATNPDILLFDEPLGALDALTRIEMQNLIEELWLQQKFTSLLVTHDVAEAVRLADRVIVIDQGMIQLDEKINLPRPRERDEKFTKYEKKILEQILGG, translated from the coding sequence TTGTTTGGAATTGACTTAAAAAATATAGAGAAAAATTATGGCAAAAACAATGTGTTACATGATATTAACTTGTCCATTGAAGCGGGCAGCTTCACCGTCATAGTGGGAAGAAGCGGCAGTGGGAAAAGTACTCTTTTACGAATGGTTGCTTTACTAGAAGATGCTTCAAGTGGGATTGTGGAATTTTTAAATGCAGGAGAGTCAAATCCTAAAATCCGGATCATGTTTCAGGATGATCGTCTTCTTCCTTGGAAAAATGTCATTAGCAACGTGCAATTGGGGTCAACTGATAGAGTAATTGCACAAAAGTCTTTAGAAAATGTTGGCTTGAGCGAAAAGAAACAAAGTTTACCAGATGAATTGTCGGGTGGACAAAAACAACGTGTATCGTTGGCGCGGGCACTTGCGACCAATCCAGATATTTTGCTTTTTGATGAACCGTTAGGAGCCTTGGATGCTTTAACAAGAATTGAAATGCAGAACTTGATAGAAGAGTTATGGCTGCAACAAAAATTCACATCACTTTTGGTTACCCATGATGTAGCGGAAGCAGTGCGGTTAGCTGATCGAGTAATTGTAATTGACCAAGGAATGATTCAGTTAGACGAAAAAATAAATCTTCCACGACCTCGTGAGAGGGATGAAAAATTTACAAAATATGAAAAGAAAATATTAGAGCAAATATTAGGAGGATGA
- a CDS encoding cupin domain-containing protein: MTEVQKDYGKQPYVTNLEDLVIKNDSYRTVIWTGNHLQGIVMSIAENDEAGVEVHKNIDQFIRIEEGQGVCRMGPNKDEFDFERAITKDDAIFIPGNMWHNIINTGGKPLKLYTIYSVPEYAEGTIHQTKEEASKNRLSE; encoded by the coding sequence ATGACTGAAGTACAAAAAGATTATGGAAAGCAACCTTATGTGACGAATCTAGAAGACTTAGTAATCAAAAATGACTCCTATCGGACGGTTATTTGGACAGGTAATCATTTGCAGGGAATCGTAATGTCGATTGCGGAGAATGATGAAGCTGGCGTTGAAGTCCATAAAAACATTGATCAGTTTATTCGAATAGAAGAGGGGCAAGGCGTTTGTCGAATGGGTCCGAATAAAGATGAATTTGATTTTGAAAGAGCAATAACAAAAGATGATGCAATCTTTATTCCTGGAAATATGTGGCATAACATTATCAACACAGGAGGCAAGCCGCTAAAGTTGTATACGATTTACTCCGTTCCTGAATACGCAGAAGGAACCATTCATCAAACAAAAGAAGAAGCGTCGAAAAATCGACTATCGGAATAA
- a CDS encoding diaminopimelate dehydrogenase has protein sequence MTNRIEHPIRIGIVGYGNLGKGVETGLTLHPDMELIGVFTRRNPEDVPSKSPVYRMTDLEQMKDRIDVLVLCGGSATDIPEQAPELQKDFTTVNAYDNHAEIPAHFDIINEVALQNNNVGVIATGWDPGLFSLNRLVAEAVLPKGDTYTFWGSGVSQGHSDAIRRIEGVKLGTQYTIPNETLIEDIKEGKEVAYTKTSSHKRVCYVVAETDADQAAIVESIKTMKDYFVGYETEVHFIDEDEYEKNHTGMPHGGRVIRRGYTDEETMAVYEFGLELGSNPQFTAAVSIAYARAAHRLYQEGNYGAKTVFDIAPAYLSPKTGAELRKELL, from the coding sequence ATGACGAATCGAATAGAACATCCAATCAGAATAGGTATCGTCGGATATGGCAATTTAGGAAAAGGCGTTGAAACAGGATTAACTCTTCATCCAGATATGGAATTGATTGGAGTATTTACGAGAAGAAATCCAGAGGATGTACCAAGTAAATCACCTGTTTATCGTATGACCGATTTGGAACAAATGAAAGATCGGATTGACGTATTGGTTCTCTGTGGCGGATCAGCTACTGATATTCCAGAACAAGCACCAGAATTGCAGAAAGATTTCACTACTGTGAATGCTTATGATAATCATGCAGAAATTCCTGCGCATTTCGATATTATTAATGAAGTTGCTCTACAAAACAACAATGTAGGAGTCATAGCAACTGGCTGGGATCCAGGTTTATTTTCGTTAAATCGTTTAGTAGCGGAAGCCGTATTGCCAAAAGGAGATACTTATACTTTCTGGGGCAGCGGTGTTAGCCAAGGACATAGTGATGCGATTAGACGGATTGAAGGCGTTAAGTTGGGTACGCAATACACAATCCCAAATGAAACATTGATAGAAGATATTAAAGAGGGTAAAGAAGTTGCTTATACAAAAACTTCTTCACACAAACGCGTTTGTTATGTCGTAGCAGAAACAGATGCGGATCAAGCTGCCATTGTTGAAAGTATTAAAACAATGAAAGACTATTTTGTCGGATATGAAACGGAAGTTCACTTCATTGATGAAGATGAATATGAGAAAAATCACACAGGCATGCCGCATGGGGGGCGCGTGATTCGTCGTGGTTATACGGATGAAGAGACAATGGCGGTATATGAATTTGGTTTAGAGTTGGGAAGCAATCCGCAGTTCACTGCCGCAGTATCCATTGCGTATGCAAGAGCAGCGCATCGTTTGTATCAAGAAGGGAATTATGGCGCAAAAACAGTATTTGATATTGCCCCAGCTTATTTATCCCCGAAAACAGGAGCAGAATTACGTAAAGAATTATTATAG
- a CDS encoding GNAT family N-acetyltransferase — protein sequence MLIREIKKEDNARVKQIIQESLKSRGLNLPGTAYFDPQLSNLHDYYAKLTNANYWVAIIDGMIVGGVGVAPFIAESGICELQKLYLIPDVQGQGLSNKLMETALFFASTHYRSCYLETLHELETACRLYEKHGFRLLDIPLEGSEHSAMDAWFLKVLS from the coding sequence ATGCTTATACGTGAAATAAAAAAAGAAGACAACGCACGAGTAAAACAAATTATTCAAGAATCTCTGAAATCTCGTGGTCTGAATCTTCCAGGGACAGCTTATTTCGACCCCCAACTGAGCAATCTTCATGATTACTATGCGAAGTTAACGAATGCAAATTATTGGGTAGCGATAATAGATGGAATGATTGTAGGCGGAGTGGGAGTTGCTCCATTTATTGCAGAAAGTGGCATTTGTGAACTACAAAAACTCTATTTAATTCCAGACGTTCAAGGACAGGGTTTATCAAATAAACTTATGGAGACAGCATTATTTTTTGCATCCACGCATTATCGAAGCTGTTACTTAGAGACCTTGCACGAACTAGAAACAGCTTGTCGGCTATATGAGAAACATGGCTTTCGCCTATTAGATATACCCTTAGAGGGTTCAGAACATTCAGCAATGGATGCTTGGTTCTTGAAAGTATTGAGCTAA
- a CDS encoding aliphatic sulfonate ABC transporter substrate-binding protein, which produces MKKTFLSLLTIISTLTLAACGNESSGAVNETSTGNNDAASEIVRIGYQKGNTINILKEKGNLEEALNEAGYSVEWKVFPTGTVLLEALNTNNIDFGHASDGNAVFMQAGGHDLHYIASEAPYPEGVALVTKEESDIETVADFRGKTIGVTKGGNQHYLLLVALEQEGISLDEVEIKFYKDAAEGLAAFTKGEFDVYGSWDPYLAIVEDKVATRTIVNGTDLTENRTFYFATEKFLAEGSEATAVILEELQNADQWANDNKDEVADILAAELGLEVAPLQEANNRRTFGVEKIDEEIVASQQQLADTFYQAELLETEISIQDAVSIDEAIIPSNID; this is translated from the coding sequence ATGAAAAAAACTTTTTTGTCATTATTGACGATTATATCTACGTTAACACTTGCAGCATGTGGAAATGAATCGAGTGGAGCTGTAAATGAGACAAGTACAGGAAATAATGATGCTGCTTCAGAAATTGTGAGAATTGGTTATCAAAAAGGAAACACCATCAACATTTTGAAAGAAAAGGGGAATCTGGAGGAAGCGCTAAATGAAGCTGGGTACTCTGTTGAGTGGAAAGTGTTTCCGACCGGAACTGTTTTGTTAGAAGCACTGAACACGAATAACATTGATTTTGGCCATGCATCAGACGGAAATGCTGTTTTTATGCAAGCGGGTGGACATGATCTCCATTATATTGCTTCAGAAGCACCTTATCCGGAAGGGGTTGCCCTAGTTACAAAAGAAGAATCAGATATTGAAACAGTAGCAGATTTTAGAGGGAAGACGATCGGTGTAACAAAAGGTGGGAATCAGCACTATTTGTTACTGGTTGCATTAGAACAAGAAGGTATTTCCTTAGATGAAGTGGAAATCAAATTTTATAAAGATGCGGCAGAAGGGTTAGCTGCATTTACTAAAGGAGAATTTGATGTTTATGGGAGCTGGGATCCTTACTTAGCGATTGTAGAAGATAAGGTGGCAACACGTACTATTGTAAATGGAACTGATTTGACAGAGAACCGGACATTTTATTTTGCAACAGAGAAATTTTTGGCTGAGGGATCGGAAGCGACAGCCGTTATCTTGGAAGAATTACAAAATGCTGACCAGTGGGCAAATGACAATAAGGATGAAGTTGCAGATATCCTAGCAGCAGAGTTGGGGTTAGAAGTTGCACCTCTTCAAGAAGCAAACAATCGCCGTACGTTTGGTGTAGAAAAAATCGACGAAGAAATCGTTGCTAGCCAACAACAATTAGCAGATACGTTCTACCAAGCAGAATTACTGGAAACTGAGATCAGTATCCAGGATGCAGTATCGATAGACGAAGCAATTATTCCAAGCAATATAGACTAG
- a CDS encoding VOC family protein, which translates to MNRLNLITLGVKNMSKSLHFYRDGLGFEVVVHGDETNPDVVFFNNAGTKISLFPIEELAKDINAENPPSLAEGFNGIALAYNGKSKEEVDEIMMRAEKAGAIIAKTPQKVFWGGYCGYFQDPNGIYWEVAYGEDWEFDENDMLIVE; encoded by the coding sequence ATGAATCGTTTAAATTTAATCACATTAGGTGTCAAGAATATGAGTAAATCATTGCACTTCTATCGTGATGGTTTGGGATTTGAAGTAGTCGTTCACGGAGATGAAACAAATCCAGATGTTGTATTTTTCAATAATGCGGGTACCAAGATTTCTTTGTTTCCAATCGAAGAGCTGGCAAAAGATATTAACGCAGAAAATCCACCGTCTTTAGCAGAAGGATTCAATGGAATTGCTCTTGCTTATAATGGAAAATCAAAAGAAGAAGTAGATGAAATAATGATGAGAGCTGAAAAAGCGGGAGCTATAATCGCAAAAACGCCTCAGAAAGTTTTTTGGGGAGGCTATTGTGGTTATTTTCAAGATCCAAATGGGATATACTGGGAAGTAGCATATGGTGAAGATTGGGAATTCGATGAAAATGATATGTTGATAGTTGAATGA
- a CDS encoding DNA topology modulation protein, whose translation MNKIMIIGSGGAGKSTLARQISEKLNIPVHHLDVYLWKPNWVMTTREEQIKIQNELVQNEAWIIDGNYDGTMEIRLQEADTIIFLDVPRQICLYRAFKRMIKYRDGSRPDMQEGNKEKFDFVFYRWIWNFPKKKRPALLQRLNQLAVEKEVLVLHTSKEVDQFLTEL comes from the coding sequence ATGAATAAAATTATGATTATTGGTTCCGGTGGAGCTGGAAAGTCTACGCTAGCGAGACAGATTAGCGAGAAGCTGAATATTCCAGTCCATCATTTGGATGTTTATCTTTGGAAGCCAAATTGGGTTATGACGACTCGAGAAGAACAAATCAAGATCCAAAACGAATTGGTTCAAAATGAAGCTTGGATTATTGATGGAAATTATGATGGAACGATGGAAATACGGCTGCAAGAAGCGGATACAATCATTTTTCTTGATGTGCCACGCCAGATTTGTCTCTATCGAGCTTTTAAAAGAATGATAAAGTATCGGGACGGGTCAAGACCGGATATGCAAGAAGGAAATAAAGAAAAATTCGACTTTGTTTTTTATAGATGGATTTGGAATTTTCCAAAGAAAAAAAGACCGGCACTTCTGCAGCGATTAAATCAGTTAGCAGTAGAAAAAGAAGTATTGGTTCTTCATACTTCTAAAGAGGTGGATCAATTCCTAACTGAACTGTAG
- a CDS encoding ABC transporter permease subunit encodes MNKNKKWYHNRFVPWIVPILIIVLWQVLGHYNIISSTILPTPLAVVEAGIRLFKAGNLQANVLISTQRALIGFLIGGGIGFILGLLSGTISVFEKTIDSSIQMVRTIPHLALIPLVILWFGIGESAKIFLVALGVMFPIYINTFNGIKNVDHKLIEMGSVYGLSKWELFHDIVLPGALPSILVGIRYALGVMWTSLIVAETIGADSGIGFMATSAREFMQMDIVVLTIVLYAILGKLSDYIAKLFERRLLRWNPAFVDKE; translated from the coding sequence TTGAATAAAAATAAAAAATGGTATCACAATCGTTTTGTCCCCTGGATAGTACCGATTTTAATTATTGTACTTTGGCAGGTATTGGGACATTACAATATAATTTCTTCTACAATTTTGCCTACACCACTGGCAGTAGTAGAAGCAGGTATTCGTTTGTTCAAGGCTGGAAATTTGCAAGCGAACGTATTAATTAGTACACAACGAGCTTTAATTGGATTTTTAATTGGTGGAGGTATTGGCTTTATTCTTGGATTGCTCAGTGGTACAATTTCAGTTTTTGAAAAAACTATTGATTCAAGCATTCAAATGGTTCGCACCATTCCTCATTTAGCCTTAATTCCATTAGTTATTTTATGGTTTGGTATTGGGGAAAGTGCAAAGATTTTTTTAGTCGCTCTAGGAGTCATGTTTCCCATTTATATTAATACCTTCAATGGTATTAAAAATGTTGATCATAAATTAATCGAGATGGGTAGTGTGTACGGTCTTTCAAAGTGGGAATTATTTCATGATATTGTTCTGCCGGGTGCATTACCTTCTATATTGGTAGGCATTCGTTATGCTTTGGGTGTTATGTGGACGTCTCTGATTGTAGCTGAAACGATTGGAGCAGATTCGGGAATTGGCTTTATGGCTACAAGTGCTCGAGAATTCATGCAGATGGATATTGTGGTTCTAACAATTGTCTTATATGCGATTCTGGGCAAGTTATCTGATTATATAGCAAAATTATTTGAAAGACGTCTATTAAGATGGAATCCAGCATTTGTAGATAAGGAATAG